A DNA window from Danio aesculapii chromosome 14, fDanAes4.1, whole genome shotgun sequence contains the following coding sequences:
- the si:ch211-168f7.5 gene encoding dapper homolog 2, with protein sequence MAGRRGCVNSLWSGSERVRIGERLKATLAGIMELDLLRGRQLEMVDAVLDANGPPDHHGEAPERAAEDGTATSRGQQSLSPTNPDLSCLASTGEGISSRWSTLSWDVPSDLLSSPTPDFTGSDSRPSSGFYSVSGSSLSDSCFSVSSEAPGGSGRVGCRPRSLDHSATHWREAEARGADAPEGTLDKHDRRPFSTGDLELSSLIFLTDLCSSLGGIPPGSLLPSSNSNPQLQLDPKFCADLVSRKTKEVYPYPSPLHAVALQSPLFTTCQDPSPTRLSPSPESEQPVESELEENPVKIQPPASPSFTQLEQYINRLVHQHHCRVAAEASSRGPQINIAGTGYEGLHPRSASSSSLSGGSLTPCKSILGNSARVSLSSIGKRASRNSINLGNLPSVTGEDFNISFHLNLNLNLNPNLNKTLSVDAKNVKEEVSGSCGHLSANIVTPTASPSSSTSTITSTPNWSRRPRISTCPSSVSNRGSLEIPGKSFGSVGFSKSLDWSGASREEAEGCPPIKALESPPKLNEDSAVVCEISRVSGLPRSVVLGLMEEGVELDAECFGSERERGVGSSSPSTMPTMQSTRPSFQHSFGLDRTPQSNTWSGQDYISQQHRLQVSQSDCHSTLTSQSGSPRSDNSGPTPRSSPILPFPHNQSDPGSSPGSSHTRVHSPPRLLSNSPFTPAQLSVFRRDSPSQCSLPRFHPCSSPLEGPIRPRGGSLRQNTGAGWRPQDRGWRRSGDGERLYQGKHASRELIRASTVSSYSGRDYGSGWEDEMSTQTPKKGGKFWKGFETRFWGREEEDGDDDERDVRAGGFNWRHTSLKETSSSRQDHRGNNSKKKGTSWDSRSSSLRLSRRALFRSESQGILEPHWQKRDSNQWRSSFEISRAGRGSERARNLVRKEEKHHSSTASLFHLSRSQSLEGSSHSLSPLSSPSLSPSPPPSAPLTRSRSFRDLGRKVFGSMRSLSFNKNHKSKKKD encoded by the exons AGTCTGTCTCCTACAAACCCCGACCTGTCCTGTCTGGCCTCTACAGGAGAGGGCATAAGCTCCCGCTGGTCCACACTGTCCTGGGACGTCCCATCTGATCTGCTGTCCTCTCCAACTCCAGACTTCACCGGCAGCGACTCCAGACCCAGCTCAG GTTTTTACTCGGTCAGTGGAAGCTCTCTGTCAGACTCGTGTTTCTCGGTGTCCAGCGAGGCTCCTGGAGGCTCTGGGAGAGTTGGCTGCAGGCCTCGATCTCTGGATCACAGCGCCACACACTGGAGGGAGGCTGAAGCTCGTGGTGCAGACGCTCCTGAGGGAACGCTGGATAAACATGACAGAAGACCCTTTTCTACTG GGGATCTTGAGCTCAGTAGCCTCATCTTTCTGACAGACCTTTGTTCCAGTTTGGGAGGGATTCCCCCGGGCTCTCTTTTACCATCTTCTAACTCCAATCCGCAGCTTCAGCTGGACCCCAAATTTTGTGCCGACCTAGTTTCTCGGAAGACAAAAGAGGTGTACCCTTACCCTAGTCCACTCCACGCCGTGGCTCTCCAGAGCCCTCTGTTCACCACCTGCCAGGATCCTTCACCCACCCGCCTGTCCCCCAGCCCAGAGAGCGAGCAGCCTGTGGAGTCGGAGCTAGAGGAAAATCCTGTAAAAATCCAGCCTCCAGCATCTCCTTCCTTTACTCAGCTGGAGCAATACATCAACCGTTTAGTCCATCAGCATCACTGCAGGGTGGCCGCAGAAGCTTCCAGTCGTGGACCCCAAATAAACATTGCAGGGACTGGTTATGAGGGTCTCCACCCAAGAAGTGCTTCCTCCTCCAGCTTGTCCGGCGGTAGCCTGACTCCTTGCAAATCAATCCTGGGAAATTCGGCAAGAGTTAGTCTTAGCAGTATTGGGAAACGTGCAAGTCGCAATTCCATCAACCTTGGAAACTTGCCTTCGGTCACTGGCGAAGATTTTAACATCAGCTTCCACCTCAATCTGAATTTAAATCTCAATCCGAATCTGAACAAGACTTTGAGTGTTGATGCTAAAAATGTGAAGGAAGAGGTCTCGGGATCATGCGGACATCTTTCTGCTAATATAGTCACTCCAACTGCGTCCCCTTCCTCTTCCACATCCACCATTACTAGTACTCCAAACTGGAGCAGGAGACCAAGGATCTCCACCTGCCCTTCTTCAGTGAGCAATCGAGGGTCTCTGGAGATCCCTGGGAAATCCTTTGGGTCAGTGGGATTCTCTAAATCATTAGATTGGAGTGGAGCCTCGAGGGAAGAAGCAGAAGGTTGTCCTCCAATTAAAGCTTTGGAAAGTCCTCCCAAACTCAACGAGGACTCTGCAGTTGTCTGCGAGATCTCTCGTGTTTCAGGCCTGCCGAGGTCTGTAGTTCTTGGATTGATGGAGGAAGGAGTGGAACTGGATGCTGAATGTTTTGGGAGTGAACGAGAAAGAGGTGTAGGCTCTTCTTCTCCGAGTACCATGCCTACAATGCAATCCACTCGGCCCTCATTTCAGCATTCATTTGGATTAGATCGAACACCCCAATCAAACACCTGGAGTGGACAGGATTACATATCTCAACAGCATCGCCTACAAGTTTCCCAATCGGACTGCCATTCAACACTGACTTCGCAGTCAGGAAGCCCTCGTTCAGATAATTCAGGTCCCACTCCTCGTTCTTCTCCAATCCTGCCTTTCCCACATAATCAATCAGATCCAGGATCCTCGCCAGGCTCGTCTCACACCAGAGTCCACTCTCCTCCAAGGCTACTCTCAAATTCACCCTTCACCCCTGCTCAGTTATCAGTATTTCGCCGTGACTCTCCATCCCAGTGCTCTCTTCCACGCTTTCACCCTTGCAGTTCCCCATTGGAGGGTCCGATTCGGCCTCGTGGAGGTTCCCTCAGACAGAACACTGGAGCTGGATGGAGACCTCAGGATAGAGGCTGGAGGAGGAGCGGCGATGGGGAACGGCTTTACCAGGGTAAACATGCCTCCAGAGAACTTATCCGAGCTTCAACAGTCAGTAGCTATTCAGGAAGAGACTATGGCTCTGGGTGGGAGGATGAAATGAGTACTCAAACTCCTAAAAAAGGTGGGAAATTTTGGAAGGGTTTTGAAACTCGATTTTGGGGAAGAGAAGAGGAAGATGGCGATGATGATGAGAGAGATGTGAGAGCTGGAGGATTCAACTGGAGGCACACTTCGTTAAAGGAAACTTCGTCTAGTAGGCAGGATCACAGAGGGAATAACTCCAAAAAGAAAGGCACGAGTTGGGACAGTCGGAGCTCAAGCCTCCGCTTGTCTAGAAGAGCATTATTTCGAAGCGAGTCTCAGGGAATTCTGGAGCCACACTGGCAGAAACGGGACAGCAATCAGTGGCGTTCCTCATTTGAGATCAGCCGTGCAGGACGGGGATCAGAGCGTGCTCGAAATCTTGTTCGGAAAGAGGAGAAACATCACTCTTCTACTGCAAGTCTTTTCCATCTCTCTCGCTCTCAGAGTCTGGAGGGAAGCAGTCATTCGCTTTCTCCTCTTTCGTCTCCATCGCTCTCGCCTTCTCCTCCACCTTCAGCTCCTCTCACCCGCTCCAGATCTTTCCGCGACCTTGGACGGAAAGTGTTTGGCTCCATGAGGTCCCTCAGTTTTAATAAAAACCACAAGTCAAAGAAGAAGGACTAA